One Natronomonas gomsonensis genomic window, CGTCGACGGTGTCATCCCAGTCGAACGCGCCGGGCGATGTGTCGAGCCACAACGGTTCGCCACAACCACACCGACCGCTGCCGTCGCTACCCCGAGAGCCACAGTCGTAACAGACGTATTGAAGCGGCATCGGCTCCCGACGCCTCAGAGGTCGTCTTCGTGGCGCAGGGAGTCGCGGTTGACTTTCGACACCGAATCCCGGCCGGCCAGCCCCATCGTGAGGTCGAAGTCCGCGATGAGGTTCTCTAAGACGTGGTGGACGCCCGCCTGGCCGCCGAGCGCCAGTCCGTAGATGAACGGCCGGCCGATGAGACAGGCATCGGCGCCGAGCGCCAGTGCCTTGTACATGTCCGACCCGCGGCGGATGCCCGAGTCGAAGGTGATGGTGGCCTCGTCACCGACCTCGTCGACGATGTCCGGCAGCGCCTCGATGGCGGTGATGGAACCGTCGACCTGTCGGCCGCCGTGAGTGGAGACGCCGACGCCGTCGGCGCCGTGTTCAACCGCCAGTCGGGCGTCCTCGGGGTGGAGAACGCCCTTGATGAGCACCGGCAGGTCGGTGTTCTCGAAGACGAACTCGAGGTCGTCCCACGTCAGCGAGGAGTCACCGAAGATGTCGAGGAAGTGGTCGACGGCGGCCTGTGGGTCCTCCTCCGGCGGATCGTCGAGTTGGCTGCGGAACTCGGGGTCCGAGAAGTAGTTCGCGACGCCCTCGCCGTCGAGGAAGGGGTAGTAGCCGCGCTCGATGAGGCGTTCCCGCCAGCCGAGCGTCGGCGCGTCGACGGTGACGACGATGGCGTCGTAGCCGGCGTCCTCGGCGCGATTGAGGAACGAGCGAGCGATGTCCTCGTCCGAGGACCAGTAGAACTGGAACCACTTCGGCGTATCACCCAACTCCTCGGCGACTTCCTCCATCGGCGTCGAGGACAACGACGAGAGGATGAAGGGGACGTTCAGTTCGTCGCAAGCCGCCGCCGTCGCAAGTTCGGCGTCGTCGTGGACGAGCGACTGGACGCCAAGCGGCGTCACCATCGCGGGGTAGTCGATTTCTTGGCCCATCACCTCGGTCGTCAAATCCCGGTCGGCGACGCCCTGCAGCATCCGCGGGACGATGCGCCACTCCGAGAAGTCCTGCTCTTTGCGGAACGTCTCCTCGGCGCCGGCGCCGCCGTGGATGTACGCCCGCGCGGTGTCGTCCATCGCCTCGTGGGCGGTCTCGCGTAAATCTTCGTAGCTGACGGGGAATTCCGACGATTTCCCCTCGTGCATTCCCTCGCGGTACACGCGGTTGACTTTCCGATTACCGAACTGCTCGGACATAGTAGGGCGGTTATCTCCCATCTGCAAAGAGTTGTGGGAGTCGGCGAAGCCGGTCAGTTCGGCTGACAGAATCAGGGCAGCGTCTTCCGGTCGAGTCGCTCGACGGTCCGGTCGGCGACCGTCCTGAGGTTCACCGCGTCTTCCCGATTATACGAGACGAGCGTCTCCAGCGAGCCGTCGACGCCGCGTTCGTGTTCCCGCCACAGCCGAACCGCGTCCTTTCCGGAGATGTCGGGGCGGTCCCGCTCGACGCCGACCTCTGGTTCGATGGCCTTCAGCCCGCCCGACAGCCCCACGCGCTTGCAGGGGTACATCAGGTCGAGATGTGGGATGTCGATAGAGAGGTCGAAGGACTCCTCGAGGAACGGCACGTCGAAGCGCGCGCCGTTGAACGTGACGAGCAGCGGCGAGTCGAGCAGCGCCTGAAGGTTCTCGCGAGTGAGGTCGTCGCCGGAGACGAGCGTCTCGGTGTCGCCGCCCTGATGGAAACTGACGCAGGTCACTTCGTTTTGGGAGTGGTCCAGTCCCGTCGTCTCGATGTCGAAGAAACACGCCTCATCGCGGAAGTTCTCGTACAGTCGCCACCGCTCGCTGGAGGGCAACTGACGGGCGAAAAAGTCCGAATCGCCCGAATCGAGGCGCGGGCGGGCGGTGTCGATGAACGATTCGATGCGGTCGGCAGTCGTCGACCCACACAGCGAGGGGTCGAACTCCGACCAGGTCCGGGCGCCGCGCTCCCAGAGGTTTCGCTCGGTCGTCTCTCCCACCCCGTCGACGGCGATGTATGTATTCTCCAGTCGCACGGCAGTCCCTCCGTCGTCAGGGTTCCTAAATCGCTCGCTCGTACTCCAACTCGCGGGCGACCGACTCGGCGACCGACTCGCCGCACTCTCTGGCGACGATGTGGAGTGCGAGGTCGAATCCCGAGGTGATGCCGCCGGCCGTGAGCACGTCGCCGTCGTCGACGACACGTTCCTCAACGACGTTCACACCCAACTCACGGAGGTCCGCAACTGCGGTGTGGTGAGTCGTCGCCGGGCGACCGTCAAGTAGGCCGGCCTTCGCGAGTAGCAACGCGCCGGTACAGACCGACGCGACGGTCATCCCCTCGGCGTGTAATCTGGCGAGGCTCTCGGGGATTTCGCCGCGGTCGTACTCGACGCGGACACCCGGTCCGTCGTCGTTCCAGCCACCACCGGGGACGACGACGAGGTCGGCCACGGAATCTTCGAGCGTCCCGTGCGGCTCGATTCGCATGCCACTGCGGGCGACGACGCGGTCCGTCGGGGTCAGCGTCACCAACTCCGCCGACATATCACAGCCGTATCGCCCCGCCAACTGGAACACCTCGTAGGGACCGACCGCATCCAGTTCGTCGAATCCCTCGAAAACCAGAATTTTGACCGTCATACGTCGGTTTCGCAGCGTGGAGGCATGAGCGTACGGGTGGGTCGTGAGTCCCGTATAAATCATATGCCACTATATCAAATCGTTCGGTAACGGTTGAGACAGCGTGGGGTTTAGAGCGTTTGGGACGTGTAGAACGGACGAAGACACCGGGTACTGCCGATTGTCGTCATAGCTGACATGACCTCCGTGCATCCTTCCAGCGCGTGGACTGAACGGTGTACGAACGAACTTCGGCTTCTCCGATGCGGTCGGCAGGAGGAATGCTTCGACAGCCGGTCGCTAGTCCAGCGCGGTGTAGACGAATTCCCTTCACGACTCGACGGCATCAGCGAAACGGTATCACCCGCCGCTTCGACGACCGCCATCGCGAGTGCTCAGAGAATGCCACGGAGTCACCGGGGAGAGTCCCGAATCCGTATTCCGCCAAGAGACTGGCGAACGCGTTCGGGGACAGAACCACCGACTTCGTGACCTCGGTGGAGTGAACCAAGTGAGAATCAGAGTACTTCGAATAACCGAGACGAGATTACCCGTTCAGTCCGCACCCGGTGGCGTGTTTTCGGCCGACCCCGACGGCGTGTTCAGATAGAGGTAGAGCAACACGAGTATCAGCACGACCTGAACCGCCTTGTCGACGTAATCGACCACTCCGTACTCCGACTTGACCACGAGCCAGAGGGGGATTTGGATAGCCGTGTATGGAATCCCGACGAGGTAGAGGAGTCGCCGTCGGTAATCGAGGAAGAACAACACGAGTACACCGGCGTAGCCAACACCTGCGAGTGCAACCGGGACTCGACCCTCGACGACGCCTGCATACACGTGGAGCACACCAGTGATGACGGCCAATACGACCGCCAGCCACTGGAGTTGGGTAAGTGAATCTCTCTGACCTGTCGAGTTATTTTGCTTATTTTTCACAATACTACCTACTGCTTAGGAGAGCATAAGTCATGTTATTACCCAACTCATTTCCACGTTGTGCAGCACTTGACAAGGTAGAGGATATTCTTTATTTGTGATTTCTATCGCTACAGTAGTTCGTAGAAAGTGATTTTATACACACATCTAATCCGTTCGGTTGTCGGCGGTACATCGGGGTCGAAGCAGCCCTCGGAAACAGATTTCTATATCGCGATAATTGGTTTATTGTACTCGTCGGTCGCACGCGAGGCGCTTTTGGGTGTCCGGCCGCTACAGGAAGCGAGATGGTCCAGAACGTCGCCGCGCAGATGGCCGAGTTGGAGCCCGAGGACTTCCACCTGCTGTCGGGGCTCGAACACGGGATGCGCTTTTCGCGGTGGGTCGCAGTCGAGAAGCTCCCCGAGTTCTCACGGCTCGACGAAGAGGAGGTCACCTACCGCGTCGACCGCTGTATGGACCGGGGGCTGGTCGAGCGGAAGACCATCCAGTACACCGGCTACCGACTCACCTTCGAGGGGTACGACGCGCTGGCGTTGCGAACCTTCTCGGAGCGAGACACCATCGACGGCGTCGGCGCCCCCCTCGGCGTCGGCAAGGAAAGCGACGTCTACGAGGCACGGTCGTTCCAGCCGTTGGCGCTGAAGTACCACCGTGAAGGGTACACGAACTTCCGGGAAGTCCAGAAGGAACGGGAGTACACCGCCGACAACGAACACCGCTCGTGGCTCTACACCGCGCGCAAGGCCGCAGAGCGTGAATACGAAGCCTTAGAGTCGCTGTATCCGGAGGTTCGCGTTCCTCGGCCGGTCGACCAGAACCGCCACGCTATCGTCATGGAGAAACTCGACGGCGTCGAACTCTCCCGTGCGAAACTCGACTCCGAGCAGGTCGTCGGGGTCGTCGATTTGATTTGCGAGGAGATGGCGGCGGCCTACGATGCCGGCTACGTCCACGCCGACATGAGCGAGTACAACGTTTTCGTCTCCAGCGAGGGCGTGACGATTTTCGATTGGCCGCAGGCGGTTCCGACGGAACACGAGAACAGCGAGGAACTACTGGAACGGGACGTGGAGAATCTGCTGGGGTATTTCGAACGAAAGTACCCCAACGAGACGCCCGATGTCGACCGGTCGTCGCTGACGGCGGCGCTCACCGAAGACACCTTCGAGACGGTGCGCAACTTCGCCTGAAACGGGCGGTACGGGACGTTTTAAGCGATTTCGTGTGTTCGGGTGAAACATCGCCACACCACCTCGATAAATCACTATTGGCGATACCAAATCGGGTGCGTGGGGCATACCGCAGCAGGGGGGGGCATCGAACGACCAGAGCAACGAACTGCATCGGGAGCGGACGGATAATCCCATATAACACAACAAAAATCCAGATTCTCGGCGTATTCCCGACCGTTCGAAGCCCTTAAACACAGGATATTCGATTCCAGATTGCCGTTCCGTCAATCTCGAAAGCGAGATAACCCCGTGTTTGTCAACGGGTATTGTTTAGGAAATTCGAATCATCCGACTTATCCGAATAGATGTTTCCAAGCATCCAAGAAAATGCAAAAGAGGTTGAGGATACTGTATGGTGGTGTGCGGACAGTGACCGCCCAATCAGTCT contains:
- a CDS encoding ribonuclease H-like domain-containing protein; translated protein: MRLENTYIAVDGVGETTERNLWERGARTWSEFDPSLCGSTTADRIESFIDTARPRLDSGDSDFFARQLPSSERWRLYENFRDEACFFDIETTGLDHSQNEVTCVSFHQGGDTETLVSGDDLTRENLQALLDSPLLVTFNGARFDVPFLEESFDLSIDIPHLDLMYPCKRVGLSGGLKAIEPEVGVERDRPDISGKDAVRLWREHERGVDGSLETLVSYNREDAVNLRTVADRTVERLDRKTLP
- a CDS encoding serine/threonine-protein kinase RIO2 is translated as MVQNVAAQMAELEPEDFHLLSGLEHGMRFSRWVAVEKLPEFSRLDEEEVTYRVDRCMDRGLVERKTIQYTGYRLTFEGYDALALRTFSERDTIDGVGAPLGVGKESDVYEARSFQPLALKYHREGYTNFREVQKEREYTADNEHRSWLYTARKAAEREYEALESLYPEVRVPRPVDQNRHAIVMEKLDGVELSRAKLDSEQVVGVVDLICEEMAAAYDAGYVHADMSEYNVFVSSEGVTIFDWPQAVPTEHENSEELLERDVENLLGYFERKYPNETPDVDRSSLTAALTEDTFETVRNFA
- a CDS encoding lactate 2-monooxygenase — its product is MSEQFGNRKVNRVYREGMHEGKSSEFPVSYEDLRETAHEAMDDTARAYIHGGAGAEETFRKEQDFSEWRIVPRMLQGVADRDLTTEVMGQEIDYPAMVTPLGVQSLVHDDAELATAAACDELNVPFILSSLSSTPMEEVAEELGDTPKWFQFYWSSDEDIARSFLNRAEDAGYDAIVVTVDAPTLGWRERLIERGYYPFLDGEGVANYFSDPEFRSQLDDPPEEDPQAAVDHFLDIFGDSSLTWDDLEFVFENTDLPVLIKGVLHPEDARLAVEHGADGVGVSTHGGRQVDGSITAIEALPDIVDEVGDEATITFDSGIRRGSDMYKALALGADACLIGRPFIYGLALGGQAGVHHVLENLIADFDLTMGLAGRDSVSKVNRDSLRHEDDL
- a CDS encoding DJ-1/PfpI family protein, encoding MTVKILVFEGFDELDAVGPYEVFQLAGRYGCDMSAELVTLTPTDRVVARSGMRIEPHGTLEDSVADLVVVPGGGWNDDGPGVRVEYDRGEIPESLARLHAEGMTVASVCTGALLLAKAGLLDGRPATTHHTAVADLRELGVNVVEERVVDDGDVLTAGGITSGFDLALHIVARECGESVAESVARELEYERAI
- a CDS encoding DUF7475 family protein, with amino-acid sequence MKNKQNNSTGQRDSLTQLQWLAVVLAVITGVLHVYAGVVEGRVPVALAGVGYAGVLVLFFLDYRRRLLYLVGIPYTAIQIPLWLVVKSEYGVVDYVDKAVQVVLILVLLYLYLNTPSGSAENTPPGAD